Proteins from a single region of Trichoderma asperellum chromosome 3, complete sequence:
- a CDS encoding uncharacterized protein (BUSCO:EOG092D2RJR): MQYVRNLSDSVSTAWNSINPATLSGAIDVIVVERGDGTLACSPFHVRFGKFSLLRPYEKKVEFRVNGTKQHYSMKLGEGGEAFFVFETSDSIPESMQTSPLVSPASSPPFGPADSSSDMAEPDHLELDEESGKPRRPPPAVIQLQSDENGMITPLSSSPPLSSSHPGSTDWRGAFDRPHSDTILRKSARPHDDAISDNESPSESERSHSPPPLGPNEAIARARALSKGLSAVNIPTHITETGDLMLDMTGFKSNEEDMLRAEVLARNILSEEMDGNYDIGALFGFDEEGNLWVYSSEDAKQAAMNKTIESSLQAHRHAVAADAVSDPGYQSDGSDLTSAPHVPSHRRSESDAGPGGMHTPPRTPTGSIQPTKSYAKTLRLTSDQLKDMNLKYGENSMSFTVNRATCSANLYLWKQETPVVISDIDGTITKSDALGHVLNMIGRDWTHSGIAKLYSDIALNGYNIMYLTSRSVGQSDSTRTYLNNIVQDGFKMPHGPTILSPDRTMAALRREVYLRKPHVFKMATLRDIRNLYGPDGGPFYAGFGNRLTDQISYRTVDVPRTRIFTINSNSEVSLDLLSLNKLKMTYVNINEVVDHYFPPVDTLVRGGGEEYTDFMYWRDDPLQMDDFSASDDDDEEDEDDQGSTYTDEEEEEDEEEVGEGLADSYLSHDEYDDDDDEVDEGRLMDSVMQSIETEDADDEENYEDDAEDEGAEASDDDEDETRVVEDVSAEIISGVGHLSVKEKVEE, encoded by the exons ATGCAGTACGTGCGAAACCTCAGCGACTCGGTTTCCACGGCCTGGAACTCCATCAATCCGGCAACGCTCAGCGGCGCTATTGACGTTATCGTCGTCGAGCGCGGCGATGGCACCTTGGCCTGCTCGCCCTTCCACGTTCGCTTCGGCAAGTTTTCGCTCTTGCGCCCATACGAGAAGAAGGTCGAGTTCAGGGTCAATGGCACCAAACAGCACTACTCCATGAAACTGGGCGAGGGCGGCGAGgccttcttcgtcttcgagACTTCTGATTCCATCCCGGAATCGATGCAGACCTCGCCGCTGGTCTCTCCGGCAAGCAGCCCGCCTTTTGGACCGGCAGATAGCTCTTCAGATATGGCTGAGCCAGACCATCTGGAGCTCGATGAGGAATCAGGAAAGCCTCGTAGACCACCCCCCGCCGTCATTCAGTTGCAGTCGGACGAAAATG GCATGATTACGCCCTTGTCGTCCTCCCCTCCGCTTTCAAGTTCACACCCTGGCTCTACAGACTGGCGCGGAGCCTTCGATCGACCTCACAGCGATACTATTCTACGAAAATCAGCTCGACCCCATGACGACGCCATTTCAGATAACGAGAGCCCATCAGAATCAGAGAGGTCACATAGCCCACCGCCTCTTGGCCCCAACGAAGCCATCGCGCGCGCCAGGGCGCTGTCCAAGGGGTTGTCTGCCGTCAACATTCCAACGCACATCACCGAGACAGGAGACCTCATGCTGGACATGACAGGTTTCAAGAGCAATGAAGAAGACATGCTTCGTGCCGAGGTGCTCGCACGTAACATTCTTTCAGAGGAGATGGACGGCAATTACGATATCGGAGCTCTGTTTGGCTTCGACGAAGAGGGAAACCTCTGGGTCTACAGTAGCGAAGACGCCAAGCAGGCTGCTATGAACAAGACCATTGAGTCGTCGCTACAGGCTCACCGTCACGCTGTTGCTGCCGACGCCGTATCAGATCCAGGCTACCAGAGTGATGGCAGCGATCTCACCTCTGCGCCACATGTGCCATCCCACCGCCGCTCAGAGTCTGATGCCGGTCCTGGCGGAATGCACACACCACCTCGCACTCCAACCGGCTCCATCCAGCCTACCAAGAGCTACGCCAAGACCCTTCGACTTACTAGCGATCAATTGAAGGATATGAACCTGAAATACGGTGAAAACTCAATGAGCTTCACAGTCAACCGGGCAACTTGCTCTGCCAATCTGTATCTCTGGAAACAAGAGACACCCGTGGTCATTTCAGACATTGATGGCACCATCACCAAGTCTGATGCTCTCGGCCATGTGCTGAATATGATTGGCCGAGACTGGACTCACTCCGGCATTGCAAAGCTCTATAGCGACATTGCTCTGAATGGATACAATATCATGTATCTGACCAGTCGCTCTGTCGGACAGTCCGACTCCACCCGGACTTATTTGAACAATATTGTTCAGGATGGCTTCAAAATGCCCCACGGCCCAACAATTTTGTCTCCCGATCGAACCATGGCAGCTCTGCGCCGTGAAGTGTACTTGCGAAAGCCTCACGTGTTCAAGATGGCAACCTTACGGGACATCCGAAATCTGTATGGGCCAGACGGTGGTCCTTTCTATGCCGGCTTTGGCAACCGTCTAACAGACCAAATCTCCTACCGAACGGTGGATGTGCCAAGAACCCGCATCTTCACCATCAACTCCAACTCGGAAGTATCACTTGACCTCCTGAGTCTTAACAAACTCAAGATGACCTATGTCAATATTAATGAGGTTGTGGACCACTACTTCCCCCCTGTCGATACCCTGGTCAGGGGTGGCGGGGAGGAGTACACCGACTTCATGTACTGGAGAGATGACCCTCTCCAGATGGACGACTTCTCGGCaagtgatgacgatgatgaagaggacgaggatgaccaGGGTAGCACCTAtaccgacgaagaagaggaagaagatgaggaagaggtgGGCGAAGGGCTTGCGGATAGCTACCTCTCGCACGATGAgtacgatgatgatgacgacgaagtcGATGAGGGCCGACTGATGGACTCTGTTATGCAGAGCATCGAGACTgaagatgctgatgatgaggaaaaCTACGAGGACGATGCAGAGGATGAAGGCGCCGAGGcttctgatgatgatgaggacgaaaCCCGGGTGGTGGAAGATGTCTCAGCCGAGATCATTTCTGGGGTTGGTCACCTATCCGTGAAAGAGAAGGTTGaggagtaa